From the Sporohalobacter salinus genome, one window contains:
- the cas7d gene encoding type I-D CRISPR-associated protein Cas7/Csc2: MENYKIGINNSEAKTVILNGIIETTGQVRFGDGTEINLTITEKDLVPTRDGEAVEKVVFAGSKRRGVDRRAAHEFRNEYIDFENSTEDNSPENDCYIPELCLKCPTCWIYGGTGSTSDTEIDYNIKSRVHYPTAYSIERSELAVATHSRNRVDERSNETGQAGIHEEEFIKGGVHFPISTIMKKMSDWEIGVYSQTFLDNINQSNYTAGASRQGGVKISTDRNDKAPILIVDVSETGTFPLPTFNISADIESFNEAFKEYKEKIQLTELKTDFENKGFEIEEEEKGFQIKDDDNKVMKIEKEDNVIKVTSNNDKVIMKRYIGSKALGYLQKRTNDYQQFLTSFNWGDWSTKRNDLEEYLGV; this comes from the coding sequence ATGGAAAATTATAAAATTGGGATTAATAATTCTGAAGCCAAAACGGTAATTTTAAATGGGATTATAGAAACGACAGGACAAGTTAGGTTTGGTGATGGTACAGAAATAAATTTAACTATTACCGAGAAGGATTTGGTTCCAACTAGAGATGGAGAAGCAGTAGAAAAGGTCGTTTTTGCTGGTTCTAAGCGAAGAGGCGTTGATCGAAGGGCTGCTCATGAATTTAGAAATGAATACATTGATTTTGAGAATAGTACTGAAGATAATAGTCCAGAAAATGACTGCTATATTCCTGAATTATGTTTAAAATGTCCAACTTGTTGGATTTATGGGGGAACAGGTAGTACTAGTGATACTGAGATAGATTATAATATAAAATCTAGAGTACATTACCCAACAGCTTATTCAATTGAACGGAGTGAATTAGCAGTAGCTACTCATTCTAGGAATAGAGTTGATGAAAGGAGTAATGAAACAGGACAAGCTGGAATTCATGAAGAAGAATTTATTAAAGGAGGAGTTCATTTCCCTATTAGTACAATTATGAAAAAAATGAGTGATTGGGAGATAGGGGTCTATTCTCAAACGTTTTTAGATAATATTAATCAAAGTAATTATACTGCTGGAGCATCGAGACAAGGTGGAGTTAAAATATCTACTGATAGGAATGATAAAGCCCCTATTTTAATTGTAGATGTTTCTGAAACTGGGACATTTCCTTTGCCTACTTTTAATATTTCAGCTGATATAGAAAGCTTTAATGAAGCGTTTAAAGAGTATAAAGAAAAAATTCAGTTAACAGAGTTAAAGACTGATTTTGAAAATAAAGGGTTTGAAATAGAAGAAGAAGAGAAAGGTTTTCAAATAAAAGATGACGATAATAAAGTAATGAAAATTGAAAAAGAAGATAATGTAATTAAAGTAACTTCTAATAATGATAAGGTGATTATGAAAAGATATATTGGTTCTAAGGCATTAGGATATTTGCAAAAAAGAACTAATGATTATCAACAATTTTTAACTAGTTTTAATTGGGGGGATTGGAGCACGAAAAGAAATGATTTAGAAGAATATTTGGGTGTGTGA
- a CDS encoding RsiV family protein — protein sequence MNNDKMARLLQNSTAYPEIIRPHNQALENRINKLIKQTVEETLPSDRYKKMNIITAAGEYEETVNIKEILSIRFENYYYPEGMANGITEVRGLTVNLITGKKYRLKHLFASENYKSYLNRIIEEQIEEREIPLIEEFTGITGNEVFYLTEEALVIVFQEYELTPGYFGVLEFKIPYQDLKPIIDENSPIYKNLIS from the coding sequence ATGAATAATGACAAAATGGCAAGACTGTTACAGAATAGTACAGCTTATCCCGAAATTATCAGGCCCCATAATCAAGCCCTAGAAAATAGAATTAATAAACTGATTAAACAAACCGTCGAAGAAACACTTCCCTCGGATAGATATAAAAAAATGAATATAATTACAGCAGCCGGTGAATATGAAGAAACAGTAAATATCAAAGAAATTTTAAGTATTCGCTTTGAAAATTATTATTATCCAGAAGGAATGGCCAACGGCATTACAGAAGTTAGAGGACTTACAGTAAACCTCATTACAGGAAAAAAATACAGACTAAAACACTTGTTTGCATCAGAAAATTATAAATCCTATCTGAACAGAATAATCGAAGAACAAATAGAAGAACGTGAGATCCCATTAATTGAAGAGTTTACTGGAATTACAGGCAATGAGGTATTCTATCTAACAGAAGAAGCTCTAGTAATTGTGTTTCAAGAATATGAACTAACTCCTGGTTATTTTGGAGTCCTAGAATTTAAGATTCCTTATCAAGATTTAAAACCAATCATTGATGAAAACAGCCCAATATACAAAAACTTAATCTCTTAA
- the cas6 gene encoding CRISPR system precrRNA processing endoribonuclease RAMP protein Cas6: MCAYAQLFNPYLTDKEQERTSNRFNNKPRPFVFEPETNQQELFYPGQKIRFNLNLFGVASKYLPYIIEAWNYLAEQGIGSGRGKFIVSEIWNVNQLKGKSERVYSEYANIVHNPEFNIDKRDIKELKKCLDKEKLRLRFSTSTLLKNKGDFVEKIDFYKLMKNLFRRLSSLSVFYGEEELDIEFHQYLEQAKEIELIKDTTSWKSWYRYSNRQNKRIKMKGLVGEVAYQGSLEKFLPYLILGQYSHIGKNTVFGLGNYKILK; this comes from the coding sequence ATGTGTGCTTATGCTCAATTATTTAATCCATATTTAACTGATAAAGAACAAGAGAGAACTTCTAATCGTTTTAATAATAAACCCCGGCCCTTTGTATTTGAACCTGAAACTAATCAACAAGAATTATTCTATCCTGGACAAAAGATCAGATTTAATTTAAATTTATTTGGAGTAGCAAGTAAATATTTACCTTATATCATTGAGGCGTGGAATTATTTAGCGGAACAAGGAATAGGCAGCGGGAGAGGTAAATTTATAGTCTCAGAAATTTGGAATGTAAACCAGTTAAAAGGGAAATCAGAAAGAGTATATTCTGAGTATGCTAATATTGTTCATAATCCAGAATTTAATATTGATAAGCGAGATATAAAAGAATTAAAAAAATGTTTAGATAAAGAAAAACTGAGGTTGAGGTTTTCCACATCTACTCTATTAAAAAACAAGGGGGATTTTGTAGAGAAGATTGATTTTTATAAATTAATGAAGAACTTATTTAGAAGACTATCTAGTTTAAGCGTTTTTTATGGGGAAGAAGAATTAGATATTGAATTCCATCAATATTTAGAACAGGCGAAAGAAATTGAACTAATAAAAGATACAACTAGCTGGAAAAGTTGGTATCGGTATTCAAATCGCCAAAACAAGAGAATAAAAATGAAAGGTTTGGTAGGAGAGGTTGCTTATCAAGGAAGTTTGGAAAAGTTTCTACCTTATTTGATTTTAGGGCAATATAGTCATATAGGGAAGAATACTGTCTTTGGATTAGGAAATTATAAAATACTGAAGTAG
- a CDS encoding FAD-dependent oxidoreductase — translation MSYFNYDQAMKETSRCLLCYDAPCSQGCPANTNPAKFIRSIRFENLRGAAEIIRNRNILGGICARVCPYDRLCQENCVRDKLDESIQIGKLQEFICDYEREADFEVIESVDLIKEKIAVIGSGPAGLAAAGELALNGYQVTVFERRSLIGGWLSYGIPSDKLPQEIVNHEIKYIKDLGVEFKTNCEIGKDISFNELEEQDYSAYLLALGKPVPKTLDLEGSQLNEVTNAVDFLSKAKNNRNEIKVKNKKVIIIGGGNVAVDCALIAKEFGAKDVSMVCIESLAEMPADQKDMIKAQKRNVNIFAGFKPQEICGDNNVEKFKGVSVDDSSVLELDYDVIIFAVGQKSADVKQIKDLNVDDDGFILIDENLKTDHKNIFAAGDIIKTDNTVVNAIADGKEAND, via the coding sequence ATGAGTTATTTTAATTACGACCAAGCGATGAAAGAAACTTCAAGATGTCTTCTATGCTATGATGCTCCTTGTTCTCAAGGATGTCCTGCTAATACTAATCCAGCTAAATTTATACGATCCATTCGATTTGAAAACTTAAGGGGAGCCGCTGAAATTATAAGAAACAGAAATATCTTAGGAGGCATATGTGCAAGAGTTTGTCCTTATGATAGATTATGTCAAGAAAATTGTGTAAGAGACAAGCTAGATGAAAGTATTCAAATTGGTAAGTTACAAGAATTTATTTGTGATTATGAAAGAGAAGCAGATTTTGAAGTTATTGAAAGTGTAGACTTGATTAAAGAGAAAATAGCTGTGATAGGCTCGGGCCCGGCTGGTTTAGCAGCTGCAGGAGAATTAGCGTTAAATGGTTATCAAGTAACAGTATTTGAAAGACGTTCTTTAATAGGAGGATGGCTTAGTTATGGTATACCATCAGATAAATTACCACAAGAAATAGTAAATCACGAAATAAAATACATAAAAGATTTAGGTGTAGAGTTTAAAACTAATTGTGAAATTGGAAAAGATATATCATTTAATGAATTAGAAGAACAAGATTATTCAGCATATTTATTAGCATTAGGAAAACCAGTTCCTAAAACTTTAGATTTAGAAGGTAGTCAACTAAATGAAGTTACTAATGCAGTAGATTTCTTATCTAAAGCTAAAAATAATAGAAACGAAATAAAAGTAAAGAATAAAAAAGTTATTATCATTGGTGGAGGAAATGTAGCTGTAGATTGTGCACTAATAGCTAAAGAATTTGGAGCAAAAGATGTTAGTATGGTATGTATTGAAAGTTTAGCTGAAATGCCTGCAGATCAAAAAGATATGATCAAAGCGCAAAAAAGAAATGTAAATATTTTTGCTGGTTTTAAACCACAAGAAATTTGTGGAGATAATAATGTGGAAAAATTCAAAGGTGTAAGTGTTGATGATAGTTCAGTTTTAGAATTAGATTATGATGTTATTATTTTTGCTGTAGGACAAAAAAGTGCTGATGTTAAACAAATTAAGGATTTAAATGTAGATGATGATGGATTTATTCTAATAGATGAGAATTTAAAGACAGATCATAAGAATATTTTTGCAGCAGGAGATATTATAAAAACAGATAACACAGTGGTAAATGCTATAGCAGATGGTAAAGAAGCTAATGACTAG
- the grxC gene encoding glutaredoxin 3 — protein sequence MTEKKQPQIEIYTLNGCPYCNKAKSFLKSKGFSYQEYNINEDSAVKKEMIKRADGAKTVPQIFIDDQLVGGFDSMMEMKESGELYDLLGIELRENFDKLWDVIVIGAGPAGLNTALYGARKGLDILILSSALGGQMIDTGEIDNYLGVKEAQGPKLLQSFWEHVDKYGVNLELGATVKSVSKNDDEIIVETEDGHQGRAKAVVAASGTTNRELGVDGEKQLKGRGVHYCATCDGYLYEGEAVAIVGGGNAGLEAALDLSKLGCEVDLIEVQPELTGDEVLQEKVYDREAITVHTGTGVEKIIGDKDAEKVDKLVIKDMETETEDELDVNGVFIEIGLLPNSDFIGETVEVNEVGEIVINDNNETSVEGIWAAGDVTNIKDKQIIISAAEGAKAALRINEYLE from the coding sequence ATGACTGAAAAGAAGCAACCACAGATTGAAATTTATACTTTGAACGGGTGCCCATACTGTAATAAAGCTAAATCTTTCTTAAAGAGTAAAGGATTTTCCTACCAAGAATATAACATTAATGAAGATTCTGCTGTGAAAAAAGAAATGATAAAGAGAGCTGATGGGGCTAAAACTGTTCCCCAAATTTTTATTGATGATCAATTAGTTGGCGGTTTTGATTCTATGATGGAAATGAAGGAAAGTGGAGAGTTATATGATTTGTTGGGAATTGAACTAAGAGAAAATTTTGATAAATTATGGGATGTGATAGTCATTGGGGCTGGACCTGCTGGATTAAATACTGCTTTATATGGAGCCAGAAAAGGATTGGATATTTTAATTCTTTCGTCTGCTTTAGGCGGTCAAATGATCGATACAGGAGAAATTGATAATTATCTAGGAGTTAAAGAGGCTCAAGGTCCAAAATTACTGCAGTCGTTCTGGGAGCATGTAGATAAATATGGAGTTAATTTAGAATTAGGGGCAACAGTTAAAAGTGTAAGTAAAAATGATGATGAAATAATAGTAGAAACTGAAGATGGTCATCAAGGACGAGCAAAGGCTGTTGTAGCTGCTAGTGGAACAACTAATCGCGAATTAGGTGTTGATGGTGAAAAACAATTAAAAGGTAGAGGAGTTCATTATTGTGCTACTTGTGATGGTTATTTATATGAAGGTGAAGCAGTAGCTATTGTTGGTGGAGGTAATGCTGGTTTAGAAGCTGCCCTTGATTTATCTAAGTTGGGCTGTGAAGTTGATTTAATAGAAGTACAGCCTGAATTGACTGGAGATGAAGTTCTGCAAGAAAAAGTCTATGACCGAGAAGCTATTACAGTCCATACTGGTACTGGTGTGGAGAAGATAATTGGTGATAAAGATGCAGAGAAGGTAGATAAATTAGTGATTAAAGACATGGAAACAGAGACAGAAGATGAGCTAGATGTTAATGGAGTGTTCATTGAGATTGGATTACTTCCTAATAGTGATTTTATCGGAGAAACGGTAGAAGTAAATGAAGTGGGGGAAATTGTAATTAATGATAATAATGAAACCAGTGTAGAAGGAATTTGGGCCGCTGGAGATGTGACAAATATTAAAGATAAGCAAATAATTATTTCTGCTGCGGAAGGTGCTAAAGCTGCCTTGCGAATTAATGAGTATTTAGAATAA